One Halarcobacter ebronensis genomic window carries:
- a CDS encoding filamentous hemagglutinin N-terminal domain-containing protein — translation MKNMHEYKNAFRILKGGKISLVVSALLTTTSLFSAPSGGVVTSGSATINQSGSVTNINQSSQKASINWNKFSIDKNEIVNFNQPNVNSITLNRVVGNETSVINGALNANGQVWILNSNGVLFGKNASINTSGLLATTKNISDLDFQSGNYSFKGDSTSSIINQGTINIENSGYVVFASNEVQNSGVIKAIKGDVHLVGASEYSINLNGNSLVNLTVDKGVLDALVKNSGTIIADGGEIYLTTNAVNELLKGVVNNTGVIEANSLDDVTGKVELFAHGGEVQVGGIINATDGFVETSGRDFRIFDGATISAEEWLIDPVNITIDSTLATAILTALGTTNVTIETDTPNYSDVDTSANESGSDGNIYVNSSIITTADLGAERTLTLQADNNIVFADGVSIDATQGSNAKELNVVLAADSDSNGSGEVLISGSTGTTIKTNNGDLTVNTQIDSTVAGETPLVVDAGTGKVTLYDDVGLNSKLKSLTVTAGQLDLGTKLHYINTTAEQTYNTVINSLSTAQFANNDFESGDATGWSIVDGNIKLNGSSVIAGVNTPNDNSLPTIVPSTNSSSNNGAYDDYNSTGNYTHAFSNDTGDSSSYSLQLTYSSGDVDEGYGVVHGPYVVSENTVSLQEGDGVSFTWKASGGSDAYDVFGYIINVDTGATQVILNETGANGSATTNWAPASVTAASSGNYKFVFVAGSWDASGGQALGANLYIDNVTTYSNKTFSGSSVTFNNTVNAGSSELKVAADKIALNAAINGTNTLTLKQNTAGKNIEIGGSVDNADVSTLDITNTELSKISGFSKVVFGDDNTGKVSTAGDISTTYDLTLIGKTTGVDINNTVDVGGKTLTIESNGTVEDTGTGHVIAKNLNLLGSGTFTLDSDDNDVDVLAAGITSTPIGSLTFKDKDDVTISTINNSKGITSTGTVIVDTLSSNINVKNDVITTKQGTDVVQLNAAGTVTKSSGVFIGYKAPSVPEPTTNNNKEEIQKIITPIANQTTVKVEKPELATAPKFEPNTKTNVQINNGQSVNVVAKAEAGEDTKLVTLSQLQNSAGENSVNVPLGENSLVMLINGGVNLPSGVDQEFYVVEEKNF, via the coding sequence ATGAAAAATATGCATGAATATAAAAATGCCTTTAGAATACTAAAAGGTGGGAAAATAAGTTTAGTAGTAAGTGCCTTACTTACAACTACTTCACTTTTCTCTGCTCCAAGTGGAGGAGTTGTAACAAGTGGGTCTGCTACAATTAATCAAAGTGGTAGTGTAACTAATATTAATCAATCTTCACAAAAAGCTAGTATTAATTGGAATAAGTTTAGTATTGATAAAAATGAAATAGTAAACTTTAATCAACCAAATGTAAACTCAATTACTCTAAATAGAGTAGTTGGTAATGAAACTTCAGTTATAAATGGAGCACTTAATGCCAATGGACAAGTTTGGATATTAAATTCAAATGGGGTTTTATTTGGTAAAAATGCTTCAATAAATACTTCAGGATTATTAGCAACAACAAAAAATATCTCTGATTTAGATTTCCAAAGTGGAAACTATAGTTTTAAAGGAGATTCTACAAGTTCTATTATAAACCAAGGAACAATAAATATAGAGAACTCTGGATATGTAGTATTTGCTTCAAATGAGGTACAAAATAGTGGCGTAATAAAAGCTATAAAAGGAGATGTTCATTTAGTTGGAGCAAGTGAATATAGTATAAATCTAAATGGAAACTCATTAGTAAACCTAACAGTTGACAAGGGAGTATTAGATGCTTTAGTTAAAAACTCAGGAACTATCATAGCAGATGGTGGAGAAATATATCTTACAACCAATGCAGTAAATGAGTTACTAAAAGGGGTGGTTAATAATACAGGTGTTATTGAAGCAAATAGCTTAGATGATGTTACTGGTAAAGTAGAACTCTTTGCCCATGGAGGTGAAGTTCAAGTTGGTGGAATTATTAATGCTACTGATGGGTTTGTGGAGACTTCTGGGAGAGATTTTAGAATATTTGATGGTGCAACTATTAGTGCAGAAGAGTGGTTAATTGACCCTGTTAATATAACTATTGATTCAACATTAGCAACTGCAATTTTAACTGCACTTGGCACTACTAATGTAACAATTGAGACAGATACTCCAAATTATTCAGATGTAGATACATCTGCAAATGAGAGTGGAAGTGATGGAAATATCTATGTAAACAGTAGCATTATTACAACAGCAGATTTAGGTGCGGAGAGAACTTTAACTTTACAAGCTGATAATAATATAGTATTTGCAGATGGAGTATCTATTGATGCAACACAAGGTAGTAATGCTAAAGAATTAAATGTAGTTTTAGCAGCTGATTCTGATAGCAATGGAAGTGGAGAAGTACTAATTAGTGGAAGTACTGGAACTACAATCAAAACAAATAATGGTGATCTTACAGTAAATACTCAAATAGATAGTACTGTAGCAGGAGAAACACCTTTAGTAGTTGATGCCGGTACAGGAAAAGTAACTTTATACGATGATGTTGGATTAAATTCAAAATTAAAATCATTAACAGTTACTGCTGGACAACTAGATTTAGGAACAAAACTTCACTATATCAATACAACCGCAGAACAAACATATAATACAGTAATCAACTCTTTATCAACTGCACAGTTTGCTAATAATGATTTTGAATCAGGTGATGCAACAGGCTGGAGCATTGTTGATGGAAATATTAAACTTAATGGAAGTAGCGTAATTGCAGGTGTAAATACTCCTAATGATAATTCTCTACCAACAATTGTTCCAAGTACAAACTCTAGCAGTAATAATGGAGCATATGATGATTATAATTCAACGGGTAACTATACTCATGCATTTTCAAATGATACAGGTGATAGTTCATCATATTCTCTACAATTAACATACTCTAGTGGAGATGTGGATGAAGGGTATGGGGTGGTTCATGGACCTTATGTTGTAAGTGAAAATACAGTTTCATTACAAGAAGGAGATGGTGTATCATTTACTTGGAAAGCAAGTGGTGGTAGTGATGCATATGATGTTTTTGGATATATTATAAATGTTGATACCGGGGCAACACAAGTAATACTAAATGAGACTGGTGCAAATGGAAGTGCAACAACAAACTGGGCTCCTGCTTCAGTAACAGCAGCAAGTTCTGGTAATTACAAATTTGTTTTTGTTGCTGGTTCTTGGGATGCTTCGGGAGGACAGGCATTAGGAGCTAATCTTTATATAGATAATGTAACCACCTATAGTAATAAAACTTTTAGTGGTTCAAGTGTTACCTTTAATAATACTGTAAATGCAGGATCAAGTGAACTAAAAGTTGCAGCAGATAAAATTGCTTTAAATGCAGCTATTAATGGTACAAATACTCTTACTTTAAAACAAAATACTGCAGGAAAGAATATTGAAATTGGTGGAAGTGTTGATAATGCAGATGTTTCAACTCTTGATATTACAAATACAGAATTATCTAAAATTAGTGGATTTTCAAAAGTAGTATTTGGTGATGACAATACAGGAAAAGTTAGTACAGCAGGAGACATTTCAACAACTTATGATTTAACATTAATAGGAAAAACTACAGGTGTAGATATCAATAATACTGTAGATGTTGGAGGTAAAACATTAACTATAGAGAGTAATGGAACAGTAGAAGATACAGGAACAGGACATGTAATAGCTAAAAATTTAAATCTTCTTGGTTCTGGAACTTTTACTTTAGATAGTGATGATAATGATGTAGATGTATTAGCAGCAGGTATAACATCAACTCCAATAGGTTCACTTACATTTAAAGATAAAGATGATGTTACAATTAGTACAATAAACAACTCAAAAGGTATCACATCAACAGGAACAGTAATTGTTGATACTCTCTCTTCAAATATTAATGTAAAAAATGACGTAATTACAACAAAACAAGGAACAGATGTTGTTCAATTAAATGCAGCAGGAACTGTAACAAAAAGTTCAGGGGTTTTCATTGGTTATAAAGCTCCTTCTGTACCAGAACCAACAACTAATAATAACAAAGAAGAGATACAAAAAATAATCACGCCAATTGCAAATCAAACTACTGTAAAAGTTGAAAAACCTGAATTAGCAACAGCTCCTAAATTTGAACCAAATACAAAAACAAATGTACAAATTAATAATGGACAAAGTGTTAATGTGGTTGCAAAAGCTGAAGCTGGTGAAGATACAAAATTAGTAACATTAAGCCAATTACAAAATAGTGCAGGTGAAAACTCAGTAAATGTTCCTTTAGGAGAAAACTCTCTTGTTATGTTGATTAATGGAGGAGTAAATCTTCCAAGTGGAGTAGATCAAGAGTTTTATGTAGTAGAAGAAAAAAATTTTTAA
- the recO gene encoding recombination protein RecO, giving the protein MQGYIIEIKTVKDDDLIVSILTENHIYTTYRFYGARHSNINIGYKIDFELESNLKSSIPRLKDVIQLGFQWIFDNEKLYCWQRFIKLFYPHLKDVETIDDFYFNLLETLCHKMIKENSKRAICKAYLFLLEHEGRLHKDLHCFLCEKEIKENISLVRSFMPVHASCTYSRAFEFEKIKELLDEKSLIAFSDDEIDYLWKIVLQGL; this is encoded by the coding sequence ATGCAGGGCTATATAATAGAGATTAAAACAGTTAAAGATGACGATTTAATCGTATCAATCTTAACTGAAAACCATATTTACACCACATATAGATTTTATGGAGCTAGACACTCAAATATCAATATTGGCTACAAAATAGATTTTGAGCTTGAGTCAAATCTAAAAAGCTCTATTCCAAGACTAAAGGATGTTATCCAACTTGGTTTTCAATGGATATTTGACAATGAAAAACTCTATTGCTGGCAAAGATTTATAAAGCTTTTTTACCCTCATTTAAAAGATGTTGAAACCATAGATGATTTTTATTTTAATCTTTTAGAAACTCTTTGTCATAAAATGATTAAAGAAAATAGTAAAAGAGCAATTTGCAAAGCATATCTTTTTCTCCTTGAACACGAAGGAAGATTACATAAAGATTTGCACTGTTTTTTATGTGAAAAAGAGATAAAAGAGAATATCTCATTGGTTAGAAGTTTTATGCCTGTACATGCTTCATGTACTTATAGCAGAGCTTTTGAGTTTGAAAAAATAAAAGAGTTATTAGATGAAAAAAGCCTAATTGCCTTTAGTGATGATGAAATTGATTATTTATGGAAAATAGTACTTCAAGGACTGTAA
- a CDS encoding pyrimidine/purine nucleoside phosphorylase: MEFNNVSIGKEANILYDGNITSRSITFQDGSKKTLGIMLPGVYELNTVNKSIIDINSGALEVMLPAEDWVEYVAPASIEIAQNCKYKLRVTSLVDYCCSFERVKY, from the coding sequence ATGGAATTCAATAATGTTTCAATTGGAAAAGAAGCAAACATTCTATATGATGGAAATATCACTAGCAGAAGTATTACTTTCCAAGATGGAAGTAAAAAAACTTTAGGGATTATGCTACCAGGAGTATATGAACTAAATACTGTAAATAAATCAATTATTGATATTAACTCAGGTGCATTAGAAGTTATGTTACCAGCTGAAGATTGGGTTGAATATGTAGCTCCTGCAAGTATTGAAATTGCACAAAATTGTAAATATAAGTTAAGAGTGACATCTTTAGTAGATTATTGTTGCTCTTTTGAAAGAGTAAAATATTAA
- a CDS encoding 7TM diverse intracellular signaling domain-containing protein: MLKIITVFHLFFIILFANNSTLIINNKIPIYDDFEIYYIKDYSKSLSIKDIEKKEFNNFIKNGFSLGYSNNTTWIKIDISNKSNKKNFILTLNETFYEKANLYYKKDGKWIKKENGLLTYIDKREVSYNKLSFIFDLVQNESSSIYLEIYGKYSYFGKIIIYDDTYFKQKNFFDSNNFYIFILGITFVILFFTIGLCLTLKEKIYYYYASYIFFNIIFLIKISGILTYLDLQKYIYVLNMSGAYLGAFLILFSIEYLEIKTYLKKYYSALRLSSLLYFFIGFMFFFQYEPWNRILNSASLLITLVLLPLSIYIYYKGNKKSIYYTFAQIIFFIFAILFLLMIAGVLEYNNYTRYGIAIGSTLENLIFLILIIKRYDDLKESQLKAQNELLTIKNSQEELLKKEVEARTKELLIANNRLSDLVEERELLLKEILHRVKNNFHMIIGMLWFEEQKHKDTNIFSDLTNRLKSMSKIHEYLLKDSSNIKDIDVKSYFKEVIQTIVDTYTNKKVDIIYSIPDLQIKFDNAISLTIIINEIVNNCVKHNDSLDNIKIFITLEKNDEIVHLQIRDKGKGFDINQINEGLGLKLIKDYAKKLKNSTYNFSIDEGMLFNLEYKEEIWNINF; encoded by the coding sequence ATGCTAAAAATTATCACTGTTTTTCATCTATTTTTTATCATTTTATTTGCAAATAATTCCACATTAATAATAAATAATAAAATTCCAATTTATGACGATTTTGAAATTTACTATATAAAGGATTATTCAAAGAGTCTGAGTATAAAAGATATAGAAAAAAAAGAATTTAATAATTTTATTAAAAATGGTTTTTCATTAGGTTATTCCAATAATACAACTTGGATAAAAATTGATATTTCAAATAAAAGCAATAAAAAGAATTTTATTCTAACTTTAAATGAAACTTTTTATGAAAAAGCTAATTTATACTATAAAAAAGATGGAAAATGGATAAAAAAAGAGAATGGACTACTTACTTATATAGATAAAAGAGAAGTCTCATATAATAAACTATCTTTTATTTTTGACCTAGTTCAAAATGAAAGTAGCAGTATATATTTAGAAATTTATGGAAAATATTCCTATTTTGGGAAAATAATAATTTATGATGACACCTATTTTAAACAAAAAAACTTTTTTGATTCAAATAATTTTTATATCTTTATCTTAGGAATTACATTTGTTATTCTTTTTTTTACAATTGGTTTATGCCTAACATTAAAAGAAAAAATATACTATTATTATGCAAGTTACATCTTTTTTAATATCATCTTTCTAATAAAAATAAGTGGAATTCTCACCTACTTAGACCTACAAAAATATATTTATGTTCTAAATATGTCTGGGGCATATTTAGGTGCTTTTTTGATTTTATTCTCTATTGAATATTTGGAGATAAAAACCTATTTAAAAAAATATTATTCTGCATTAAGATTAAGTTCACTACTATATTTTTTTATTGGTTTTATGTTTTTCTTTCAATATGAACCTTGGAATAGAATATTAAACAGTGCATCACTACTTATTACTTTAGTTTTATTGCCCCTATCTATTTATATATACTATAAAGGAAATAAAAAGAGTATCTATTATACTTTTGCACAAATTATCTTTTTCATCTTTGCAATACTCTTTCTTTTAATGATAGCCGGTGTTTTAGAGTATAACAATTACACAAGATATGGAATTGCTATTGGAAGTACTTTAGAGAATTTAATCTTTCTAATTCTTATTATTAAAAGATATGATGATTTAAAAGAGTCACAATTAAAAGCACAAAATGAGCTACTAACTATAAAAAATAGTCAAGAAGAGCTCTTAAAAAAAGAGGTGGAGGCAAGAACAAAAGAGCTTTTAATTGCTAATAATAGATTATCAGATTTAGTAGAAGAAAGAGAACTTTTATTAAAAGAGATATTACATAGAGTTAAGAATAATTTCCACATGATAATAGGTATGCTTTGGTTCGAAGAGCAAAAACATAAAGATACAAATATATTTTCTGATTTAACAAATAGACTGAAATCTATGTCAAAGATTCATGAATACCTTCTTAAAGACTCAAGTAATATTAAAGATATAGATGTAAAGTCCTATTTTAAAGAGGTGATTCAAACTATTGTTGATACCTACACAAATAAAAAAGTTGATATTATTTACTCTATCCCTGATTTACAAATAAAATTTGACAATGCCATCTCTTTGACTATAATAATAAATGAGATTGTAAATAATTGTGTTAAGCACAATGATAGTTTGGATAATATAAAAATTTTTATTACCTTAGAAAAAAATGATGAAATTGTACACTTGCAAATAAGAGACAAAGGAAAAGGATTTGATATAAACCAGATAAATGAAGGGCTTGGTCTTAAATTAATAAAAGACTATGCAAAAAAATTAAAAAATTCTACATATAACTTTAGTATTGATGAAGGAATGCTTTTTAACTTGGAATATAAAGAGGAAATATGGAATATAAACTTTTAA
- a CDS encoding response regulator produces MFTNIENLKKYTLLYVEDEETIRTNVVSCLEYIFNVVVAKDGKEGVEKFNSSEIDLIITDLNMPNKDGLSMLKEIKEISPLIPTIVTSAYDEEVKDNLQSLGITKLLKKPFNVKDLIANSIEMLTIK; encoded by the coding sequence ATGTTTACAAATATAGAAAACCTAAAAAAATATACACTCTTATATGTGGAAGATGAAGAGACAATAAGAACAAATGTTGTAAGCTGTTTAGAGTATATATTTAATGTTGTTGTGGCAAAAGATGGGAAAGAAGGGGTTGAAAAATTCAATTCATCTGAAATTGATTTAATTATTACAGATTTAAATATGCCAAATAAAGACGGACTTTCAATGCTTAAAGAGATAAAAGAGATTTCGCCTTTAATTCCAACAATTGTAACTTCAGCATATGATGAAGAGGTAAAAGATAATCTTCAAAGCTTGGGGATAACGAAATTGCTTAAAAAGCCATTTAATGTTAAAGATTTAATTGCAAATTCAATAGAGATGTTAACTATAAAATAG
- a CDS encoding class II SORL domain-containing protein, translating to MPKINKYVDIDTVEREAKKDLIDRHSPFIHCAATAKKGEPFEVTVKMGNEYTHPDDFDHYIESVSLFNGETLLAKATYVPGTLGNVKAHNTTTFTIIPTGSKLNLVAHGYCTKHGIWEGTPVEVKVAE from the coding sequence ATGCCAAAAATTAACAAATATGTTGATATTGACACTGTAGAAAGAGAAGCAAAAAAAGATTTAATTGATAGACACTCACCTTTCATCCACTGTGCTGCTACTGCAAAAAAAGGGGAACCATTTGAAGTTACAGTTAAAATGGGAAATGAATATACTCACCCAGATGATTTTGATCATTATATTGAGTCTGTTTCATTATTTAATGGAGAGACTTTATTAGCAAAAGCTACATATGTACCAGGAACTTTAGGTAATGTTAAAGCTCATAATACTACTACATTTACAATTATTCCAACTGGAAGCAAACTAAACCTAGTAGCTCATGGTTACTGTACAAAGCATGGTATCTGGGAAGGTACACCTGTAGAAGTAAAAGTAGCTGAATAA
- a CDS encoding ShlB/FhaC/HecB family hemolysin secretion/activation protein, translating into MKRINKIITLSLISSTMLFGVESPKVGNIIKEINPPKNIVKDKKELIEIDGVKKVTSPMRDDKSGKTVLVKDFQIEGNSKISSSEILEKISSYKNKELSFSDMQEVATLITKLYRDKGYFVARAYIPMQDMKDGVLKIAVVEGEIGKYNIINNSKVKDSIIQSIFDESKKDKIISTQNLERSILIANDLSGVIVTKANVKPGSQVGSSDFDIETSATNDYSGYIVLDNFGSRYTNKNRAMVGVDINSPFKIGDKLSFVGLQSNAGGLKYLSGAYETLLHPSGLKGGLGYSYTNYKLSDKYANLDAKGYLKDFNVNLSYPIIRQRDRNLYLKFNFDNKRIKDEIRSTNDSSEKEINVATLSLDYSNSEVINSFPTSTTFLASLTRGSLSFDNEADLQNDMAGADTNGAYSKLYFEAFKSISFTPRISLEGTLKYQHALSKKNLDGSEDLSIGGSQGVKVYPTSEASAENGYVATIEAKYLLPNINNYSHTVGIFYDRARAYAANNTNVTGIDIDLQDIGISYYVTYKDFFVNSYMAWKMNSDTITSEPDYNSKFLVQAGWVF; encoded by the coding sequence ATGAAAAGAATAAATAAAATAATAACACTATCACTAATAAGCTCGACAATGCTGTTCGGGGTTGAATCTCCAAAAGTTGGGAATATAATAAAAGAGATAAACCCACCTAAAAATATAGTAAAAGATAAAAAAGAGCTAATAGAGATTGATGGTGTAAAAAAAGTAACTTCTCCTATGCGTGATGATAAAAGTGGGAAAACAGTATTAGTAAAAGATTTTCAAATAGAGGGTAATAGTAAAATAAGTAGTAGTGAAATATTAGAAAAAATCTCTTCATATAAAAATAAAGAGTTAAGTTTTTCTGATATGCAAGAAGTAGCAACACTTATTACTAAACTTTATAGAGATAAAGGTTATTTTGTAGCAAGAGCTTATATTCCAATGCAAGATATGAAAGATGGAGTATTAAAAATAGCAGTTGTTGAAGGTGAAATAGGTAAATACAATATAATAAATAATTCAAAAGTAAAAGATAGTATTATTCAATCTATTTTTGATGAATCTAAAAAAGATAAAATAATATCAACTCAAAATTTAGAGAGAAGTATTTTAATTGCAAATGATCTTTCTGGAGTAATAGTAACAAAAGCAAATGTAAAACCAGGAAGTCAAGTTGGAAGTAGTGATTTTGATATAGAAACTTCTGCAACAAACGACTATAGTGGATATATAGTACTTGATAATTTTGGAAGTAGATATACAAATAAAAATAGAGCAATGGTTGGAGTTGATATTAACTCTCCTTTTAAAATTGGAGATAAACTCTCTTTTGTGGGATTGCAAAGTAATGCAGGTGGATTAAAATATCTAAGTGGAGCATATGAAACACTGCTTCATCCAAGTGGACTAAAAGGTGGTTTGGGTTACTCATATACTAACTATAAACTTAGCGATAAATATGCAAATTTAGATGCAAAAGGGTATTTAAAAGATTTTAATGTAAATTTGTCGTATCCTATAATAAGACAAAGAGATAGAAATCTATATCTAAAATTTAACTTTGATAATAAAAGAATCAAAGATGAGATAAGATCAACAAATGACAGCTCAGAAAAAGAGATAAATGTAGCAACTCTATCTTTGGATTATTCAAATTCTGAAGTAATAAACTCTTTTCCTACAAGTACAACATTTTTAGCTTCTTTAACAAGAGGTAGCCTAAGTTTTGATAATGAAGCAGATTTGCAAAATGATATGGCAGGAGCTGATACAAATGGTGCTTATTCAAAACTCTATTTTGAAGCTTTTAAATCAATATCTTTTACACCAAGAATCTCATTAGAAGGAACATTAAAATATCAACACGCTCTTTCTAAAAAGAATTTAGACGGAAGTGAAGATTTATCTATTGGAGGAAGTCAAGGGGTAAAAGTATATCCTACAAGTGAAGCTAGTGCAGAAAATGGATATGTAGCAACAATTGAGGCTAAATATTTATTACCAAATATCAATAACTATTCTCATACAGTTGGAATTTTTTACGATAGAGCAAGAGCTTATGCTGCAAATAATACAAATGTTACAGGAATAGATATAGACCTACAAGATATAGGTATCTCTTATTATGTAACTTATAAAGACTTCTTTGTAAACTCATATATGGCTTGGAAAATGAATAGTGACACTATTACAAGTGAGCCAGATTATAACTCTAAGTTTTTAGTTCAAGCTGGCTGGGTGTTTTAA
- a CDS encoding response regulator yields MEYKLLIVEDNTIAYEYLKGILQKLNFKNIYHANDSSTVLDIVKDTHIDLIFMDINIDGSLDGIECVKMLDKEYFIPIIYTTAYADSNTIEEAKNDNVFGYLIKPFSMDSVEATLKVALNLMENLKKIKKEKEIGSKKIENIKLKDGYDYCISSKTLTFKGLVINLTNKEMLILDFLCKNPNQRISYETLREEIWFAKEISSSTIRDTISRLKKKVPTLCIENISNYGYVLKV; encoded by the coding sequence ATGGAATATAAACTTTTAATTGTAGAAGATAATACTATTGCCTATGAGTATCTAAAAGGTATTCTTCAAAAACTTAATTTTAAAAATATTTACCATGCTAATGACTCTTCTACGGTTTTAGATATTGTAAAAGATACTCATATTGATCTTATCTTTATGGATATAAATATAGATGGTTCTTTAGATGGGATAGAGTGCGTAAAGATGTTAGATAAAGAGTATTTTATACCAATAATCTATACAACAGCATATGCAGATTCAAATACAATTGAAGAGGCAAAAAATGACAATGTATTTGGATATTTGATTAAACCCTTTTCAATGGATAGTGTTGAAGCAACACTTAAAGTGGCTCTAAACCTTATGGAAAATCTAAAAAAGATAAAAAAAGAGAAAGAAATAGGTTCTAAAAAGATAGAAAATATAAAGTTAAAAGATGGTTATGATTACTGTATAAGCTCAAAAACCTTAACTTTTAAAGGGCTTGTAATTAATCTTACTAATAAAGAGATGTTAATTTTAGATTTTTTATGCAAGAACCCAAATCAAAGGATATCTTATGAAACACTAAGGGAAGAGATATGGTTTGCAAAAGAGATATCCTCTTCTACAATTAGAGATACAATTTCAAGACTTAAAAAGAAAGTTCCAACACTTTGTATTGAAAATATATCAAACTATGGTTATGTCTTAAAAGTATGA